GAAAGACTCAAAGAAATCATATAGCGGTTATTAACTGGAAGTTTACATAGGATAATACCCATAAATAAGGCATGAGAATAATCGTTCCGTTAGGAACATAATATCGGTAGAAATAGATAGACAAATCAATACAGTTCCGTAGATGGTAGAAAATTTATGGAAAGCCATTTACCGATATGTTGTCCCTATGGGACATTAAATGAAGGATGAGGTAGAATTTTTCACATTCCATTTTTTCCCATTTTATCATAAGAAAATGGAGGAAGGCAAGCCAAATGGACATAATTGTCTAAAAATATAGAGAGTTATAGCCCTAATTTGACATAGTGTAGTAATGGTTCACGCATAACTTGTTAATTCACTACGAGTAGTTACGAGTATTTAATTCTAAGTAAAGTTTTGAATAATAACTGCTATAAGCACTATTTCCCTGGTTACCATACAAATATATATTTCAAGGTTATTGTATGGTAACAAAATGCGCTTGACAAAAGTTACCATACATGGTATCATTTTTACAAGACTGTATGGTAACAGGAGCGTAGGTGATGAAAGTTATAAAAGGTGTATTAGAAGAAGAGCTTGAAAATTCTCTTAGAATGAAAGAAAAATATGAGGATGTTCTGTCGAATTTGTCCAAAGGAAGCCTGGTGGAAAAAGAGATAAAGGGACATAGATATTACTATATAGTCTTGAGGGAACATGGAAGGGTCAAGTTTATCTACAAAGGTAAACTTTCTAAAGAAGAAATAGAGAAATACCTTGAAATTAAAGAGTTAAGGCTTAAATATAAAAAGCTTCTTTCCCAGGTGAAAAAGCAAATAGCCTTTTTAGAGAGGTCATTAAGTGGAAAAGAAATACGAGCTGTGTCTTGAAGTATTAAGAAGACTCCAAAAAGAAAGGGTGTTAGAAGAGATTATAATTGTTGGTAGTTGGTGTATCTATTTTTACCGGGAATATTTCTCAAAGACTAACTATTCTTCTTCTATAAGGACAAGAGACATTGACTTTTTGGTTCCTCTGCCATTACACCTTAAGAAAAAAGTAGATATCCCTGAACTATTGAAGGATATGGGTTATATTATCGACTTTCATAGAAGTGGTTATATCAGGCTTTTGCATCCGGAACTCATCATAGAATTTTTAGTGCCGGAAAAAGGCAGGGGAGTGGATAAACCATATCCTTTACCCCAGTTAGGGGTGAATGCTCAAAGGCTACGATTTTTGGATTTTCTTGCACAGAATACAATAGTCCTTAAAACAGAAGAACTCACTTTAAATCTTCCCCATCCTGCTGCCTTTGGATTGCATAAACTTATTGTTTCTTCCCGAAGAACTAAAGAGGAGAAACGAATCAAAGAAAGGGAAGAAGCAGTAAAGGTCTTAAATGCTCTAATAGACCAGGGTGAAGAAAAGTTGATAAAGGATTTGTTTGATTCTATGCTCGCAGGCTGGAAAAAGAAGATACTAAATATCCTGAAGAAATTCGGAGGAGAAAGGATATTAAACATCTTAGAGGAGTAAAATCCATTAAGTGTGGAGGAGAAATAGAATACCATGAACCACAGTAAAGCATATCCATATTTAAAAGCAACCCTGGATGCATTGATTGAGGCGGCACCAGGTTGGGCAAAAGCTCCGGCTAAGTTCTGGTCCTCTTTATCCGAACAACTGAAGGATAAATCCAAAGAGAAAATCAAACAGTTAGAACAGGAGATAAAAGGGATTTCTAAAGATGATCTGGAGACAATGATCAAGGAGACTGGATGCGAGCAGAAGGAAGATATTGAGCTTATAATCGGAGCAGTGTCGTTAATCCCTGGACTTTGCCAGAAGATGGATTATCGGTTTGATAGAGTAGATAGTGTGCTTGAGGAAATGAGCGGGAAGCTGGATGAACTTTTGAGGAAACCAACATCTGAAAAACCCCTCCAGTTCCCTCTTCCATCCAGCTTGCACAACCAAACCCCGCCTGAGCCGAATTTTGTGGGTAGGGTTGAAATGCTTAAGGCAATCACAGATTGGTATAAATCCCTTGAGGTAAAGATTGGGGCATTAGTCGGCTGGGGTGGGGTGGGAAAATCGGCATTAGTCAGAAAGTGGTTTGATAGCTTGAAAGAAAATAACATCCAGCCTGATGGCATATTCTGGTGGGGATTCTATCGCAATGCCTTTCTTGAGCGTTTCCTTGAGGCGCTATTTGGTTATCTCTCCCAGGATAGATTTAAGCTTGATGACTACAAGACCTCCTGGCAGAAGATAGACAAAATAAAAGAGCTTCTTTTGGGAAGGGAATATCTCATTATCTTAGATGGACTTGAAGAGATGCAGAAATCACAAACAGGCGAAGAATTTGGTAAGCTGCAACATTCAGAGTTCACAGACTTACTCAAATACATTGCTGATGCAGATTTTAAAGGCTTATGCCTGATAACCACAAGGTTCCCTTTAACTGACATTGAGAAATACCCAAGCTATCAAAGGCTTGAGATAGAGGAGTTACTAAGAGAGGATACCCGGCTACTGTTTCAAAAGATTGGTGTAAGAGGAAAAGAAGATGAGATAGATACATCTGGGAAGAATTTAAAGGCCATACCCTAAGCCTTGTCCTCTTAGCAAATTATTTAGGCACGGGGGGTGATATTAAGAGAGCAAAGGAAATACCGCCATTCTATTCTGACCAAGAGGCAGGTGGAAAGGCACATAGAATCCTCCTCTGGTATGATAAGCAATTAAATGAAGAACAAAGAGACTTTATGAAGATATTCTCTTTATTTAGAGGTGCTGTCTCGGAAAGGGAGTTTAGGGAGGTATTCCAAACCAGGGTAGATTTCCATTTCCAGAGAATGGTAGATAACCTTTGCCAAAGAAGGCTCATTACCAAAGGCTCTGATAATACCTACACCACCCATCCCTTAATCAAGGGCTACTTTGAGTCTATATTTGATAAAAAAGAAAAGAAGCTAACCCATAAGGCAATCTATGAATACTTTGGAAAGATAGCAAAAGATAAACCAGAGACCTTAGAAGAGATGCAGCCTTTGTTTGAGCAGGTGCATCATGGATGTTCTGCCAGGCTTTATGATGAGGTGTGGAAGGATGTTTATCGGGATAAAATTGGAGGGTATCCATGCGGATATAAACTCCAACATAAGCTTGGTGCCTGGGAGACCGACCTATCCCTTGCCAGAACCTTCTTCCCGGATGGTAACCTTTCACAGATGCCGCAGGTAAGTGAGAAGAGCGACCAGGGCTGGTTGCTCAATGAAGCAGGACTGGCACTTCTTTCTACAGGACGGCCAAAAGAGGCAGAAGAACCATTGAAAACAGCAATCGGGTTATATGTTGAAGACAAAGAACTTGCTTATGCCTCTGCAGGTTATCAAAACTTGGCTAACCTTCAGTTTCGAGTAGGTAGGCTCAAGGAGGCAGATGAGAGTGCAAAAAAGGCACATGATGTAGCAGAGAAGGCAGGGTCTGAGAAGAATATCCGCAATTCAAAAGCCTATCTTGCCTGGATACTTCATCTTGCGGGCAAGGATGAGGAGGCAGAAAAGGGGTTTCAGCAGGCAGATGAGCTTCAAAGAAAGATCAGTGGGGATCGGTTTTACAGTATAACTGGAGTTTTCTATGCTGACTTCCTCCTCTCAATCAAGCAGATTGATGAGGCTTTTGAACTTACCAAAGCAAACCTTGAGATCTGCCAGAGGAATAATTTTGTAAACAGCATCTCCCGCTGTCACCGCTGCTTAGCTGCCATTGAAAGGCTAAAGGGAAACCAGAAGGAAGCCAAGGCCCATCTTCAGCAGGCCCTTGAGATTGCCAGAAAGGTTGGTATGCCTTATCTTGAAATAGAAGCCTTGCTTGAGTTGAGCAGGTTGTGGTTGGATATGAAGAAATATAAAGAGGCTATCTCTCAGGCAAACCAGGTCCTGAAGCTATGTGAAAGAACAGGCTTTTTACTCTACGAACCCGAGGCAGAGCTAATCTTAGCCAGGGCATATTTATCCCAGGGAAACCTACAGGAAGCAAAACCCCTTGCCCAATCATCTTACGAAAAAGCCAAAACTATGGGTTATTATTGGCCACAAAAGGAGGCAGAAAGGATTTTTAAAAAATGAAACACATCTTTATTACGGGCAAACCCAAATCAGGTAAGACCACCCTTTTTAAAGAGCTAATCCCTTATTTGAAAGATGAGGGTGGATTTTATACCCAAGAAGTCCTTTACCAAGATAAGCGCATAGGTTTTGAGATTATCACCCTGGATGGAAGAAGGGGTTTATTGGCAAGGAAAGGGTTAAGCTCACCATTTAACCTGGGAAGCTATGGAGTAGATGTAAAGGACTTAGATGAGATTGGTGTAGCGGCAATAGAGGAAGCAATAGAGAACAAAAAGGTTATTGTGATTGATGAGATTGGGAAGATGGAATTATACTCAAAGAGATTTAAAGAAGTAGTACTTAAAGCCCTGGATAGTGGTAAATTTCTCCTGGGGATAATTCACCAGGCTAATCTTCCATTTTTAGAGAGAATCAAAAAGAGGGATGATGTCTTAATCTTAGAGTTAACTTCAGAAAATAGAGGAGAAGTCTTCAAAACCATAAAGGGTATTATAGACTCCTGGTTATGAGAAAAAAGTCTGTTGCTATACTAAATATAATAAGTTAGACTAAAAGAGATTAAACCACGAAGGACACGAAGGGCA
The genomic region above belongs to bacterium and contains:
- a CDS encoding GSU2403 family nucleotidyltransferase fold protein, which translates into the protein MEKKYELCLEVLRRLQKERVLEEIIIVGSWCIYFYREYFSKTNYSSSIRTRDIDFLVPLPLHLKKKVDIPELLKDMGYIIDFHRSGYIRLLHPELIIEFLVPEKGRGVDKPYPLPQLGVNAQRLRFLDFLAQNTIVLKTEELTLNLPHPAAFGLHKLIVSSRRTKEEKRIKEREEAVKVLNALIDQGEEKLIKDLFDSMLAGWKKKILNILKKFGGERILNILEE
- a CDS encoding NB-ARC domain-containing protein, coding for MNHSKAYPYLKATLDALIEAAPGWAKAPAKFWSSLSEQLKDKSKEKIKQLEQEIKGISKDDLETMIKETGCEQKEDIELIIGAVSLIPGLCQKMDYRFDRVDSVLEEMSGKLDELLRKPTSEKPLQFPLPSSLHNQTPPEPNFVGRVEMLKAITDWYKSLEVKIGALVGWGGVGKSALVRKWFDSLKENNIQPDGIFWWGFYRNAFLERFLEALFGYLSQDRFKLDDYKTSWQKIDKIKELLLGREYLIILDGLEEMQKSQTGEEFGKLQHSEFTDLLKYIADADFKGLCLITTRFPLTDIEKYPSYQRLEIEELLREDTRLLFQKIGVRGKEDEIDTSGKNLKAIP
- a CDS encoding NTPase, whose amino-acid sequence is MKHIFITGKPKSGKTTLFKELIPYLKDEGGFYTQEVLYQDKRIGFEIITLDGRRGLLARKGLSSPFNLGSYGVDVKDLDEIGVAAIEEAIENKKVIVIDEIGKMELYSKRFKEVVLKALDSGKFLLGIIHQANLPFLERIKKRDDVLILELTSENRGEVFKTIKGIIDSWL